The proteins below are encoded in one region of Lujinxingia sediminis:
- the pssA gene encoding CDP-diacylglycerol--serine O-phosphatidyltransferase, with protein sequence MSSADEWEETAQPARRKRFEMLRSFALADVITMANAACGVAAIFCCLNYMDEKIELYVWWAFGLLPLALVFDLFDGAVARWRRKHSALGADLDSLADIVSFGVAPAVLAYTLGMRGGWDAVVLIYFVVCGIARLARYNVTAAELSQGTGKVPYYEGTPIPTSLVLVLVMAVAFDRGAYGTALWGGELQLLGWGFHPLVLLFGLSGSAMISTHLRIKKIG encoded by the coding sequence ATGAGCTCGGCAGATGAGTGGGAAGAGACCGCGCAGCCTGCACGGCGCAAACGTTTTGAAATGCTGCGCTCCTTTGCGCTGGCCGACGTCATCACCATGGCCAACGCCGCCTGCGGTGTGGCGGCGATCTTCTGCTGTCTGAACTACATGGACGAGAAGATCGAGCTCTATGTGTGGTGGGCGTTCGGGCTTTTGCCCCTGGCGCTGGTCTTCGATCTTTTTGACGGCGCGGTCGCGCGCTGGCGGCGCAAGCATTCCGCGCTGGGAGCCGACCTGGACTCCCTGGCCGACATCGTCTCCTTTGGCGTCGCGCCCGCCGTGCTCGCCTACACCCTGGGCATGCGCGGAGGCTGGGACGCCGTCGTGCTCATCTACTTTGTGGTCTGCGGCATCGCGCGCCTGGCCCGCTACAACGTGACCGCGGCCGAGCTCAGTCAGGGCACCGGCAAGGTGCCCTATTATGAGGGCACGCCCATTCCCACGAGCCTGGTGCTGGTGCTTGTGATGGCCGTGGCTTTTGATCGCGGTGCCTACGGCACCGCTCTCTGGGGCGGGGAACTGCAGCTTCTGGGCTGGGGCTTTCATCCCCTGGTGCTTCTCTTCGGCTTAAGCGGAAGCGCAATGATCAGCACGCACCTGCGCATCAAAAAGATCGGCTGA
- a CDS encoding DUF2306 domain-containing protein, protein MVDIRPSQSVFRLYQRVVWGFCLVTVTLTAIIVTKILIGHGFLNRNEPLPTELIPGNHRFNNFVLGVHILSAIPPLVIGPWSFVRRLLRTALHRWLGWIYVGMIFISSVTGFALAAANTYGIFARLGFGTLAIVWFSTTYMALITARRRRYREHRDWMIRSYMITLAVVTVRVLPAPEHLTRAEWYPLMTWLCWVPNIILAEIYVRATTFRGRLKARFARGA, encoded by the coding sequence ATGGTAGATATTCGGCCGTCGCAATCGGTGTTTCGTCTCTATCAACGCGTTGTCTGGGGATTCTGTTTGGTGACCGTGACGCTCACCGCGATCATCGTCACCAAGATCCTCATCGGGCATGGCTTTCTTAACCGAAACGAGCCGCTCCCCACTGAGCTCATTCCAGGCAATCATCGATTTAACAATTTTGTGCTGGGGGTACACATCCTCTCCGCCATACCGCCCCTGGTCATCGGACCGTGGAGCTTTGTTCGCCGCCTCCTTCGCACGGCGCTGCATCGATGGCTGGGGTGGATCTATGTCGGGATGATTTTTATCAGCAGCGTGACAGGCTTTGCTCTCGCTGCTGCGAATACGTACGGGATCTTCGCCAGGCTGGGGTTTGGGACGCTGGCCATCGTCTGGTTTTCCACAACCTACATGGCGCTGATAACCGCTCGCCGCCGGCGCTACAGGGAGCATCGGGATTGGATGATTCGCAGCTACATGATCACCCTGGCCGTGGTCACCGTTCGCGTGTTGCCCGCGCCTGAGCATCTGACTCGGGCAGAGTGGTACCCCTTGATGACCTGGTTGTGCTGGGTTCCCAATATCATCCTGGCCGAGATCTACGTGCGGGCGACCACATTCAGGGGGCGGCTAAAAGCACGGTTCGCCCGGGGAGCCTGA
- a CDS encoding M42 family metallopeptidase: MDLLKVLSEMPGAPGREELVREFIESKVKGLADEITTDAMGNLICRKKPVEGATDVQKVMIACHMDEIAFYVRLIDDKGFIRLHNAGGFDNRNLFARRVRIQTRDGEVIEGVMNPGGRPIHIASPEDRTKIPKMAEFFVDTGLDKETVTAKIRPGDPVTLVQEFTELGEMVTGKCLDNRVACWVGVRLLERLQASDKYDVYVVFTVQEEVGLRGAITSGYAIEPDISIAIDTTLAVDTPGVPGEEQITELGKGVAIKILDGYAISNKELVDTFVDLAETEGITHQYEVLPMGGTDVGAMQRARAGSRAVALSVPTRYIHTVTEMVHKGDLRATLDLLAAYLSK; the protein is encoded by the coding sequence ATGGATCTGCTAAAAGTACTCTCGGAGATGCCCGGTGCCCCGGGTCGTGAAGAGCTGGTTCGCGAGTTTATCGAATCCAAGGTCAAAGGCCTGGCCGATGAGATCACCACCGACGCCATGGGCAACCTGATCTGCCGCAAGAAGCCGGTCGAGGGTGCCACCGACGTCCAGAAGGTGATGATCGCCTGCCATATGGACGAGATCGCCTTCTACGTGCGACTGATCGACGATAAGGGCTTTATCCGTCTGCATAACGCCGGGGGCTTCGACAACCGCAACCTCTTCGCCCGTCGCGTGCGCATTCAGACCCGCGACGGTGAGGTGATCGAGGGCGTGATGAACCCCGGCGGTCGCCCGATCCATATCGCCTCGCCAGAAGACCGCACCAAGATCCCGAAGATGGCCGAATTCTTCGTGGACACCGGTCTTGATAAAGAGACGGTCACCGCCAAAATCCGCCCGGGCGACCCGGTCACGCTGGTGCAGGAATTCACCGAGCTCGGCGAGATGGTCACCGGCAAGTGCCTGGACAACCGTGTGGCGTGCTGGGTGGGCGTTCGCCTGCTTGAGCGCCTGCAGGCCAGCGACAAATACGACGTCTACGTGGTCTTCACCGTGCAGGAAGAGGTCGGTCTTCGCGGCGCGATCACCAGCGGCTACGCCATCGAGCCGGATATCTCCATCGCGATCGACACCACGCTTGCCGTGGACACCCCCGGGGTGCCCGGCGAAGAGCAAATCACCGAGCTCGGCAAGGGCGTGGCCATCAAGATCCTCGACGGCTACGCCATCAGCAACAAAGAGCTCGTCGACACCTTTGTGGACCTGGCTGAAACCGAAGGCATCACCCACCAGTACGAAGTTCTGCCGATGGGCGGCACCGACGTCGGTGCGATGCAGCGCGCTCGCGCCGGCAGCCGCGCCGTCGCTCTGAGCGTGCCCACCCGCTACATTCACACCGTCACCGAGATGGTCCACAAAGGCGATTTGCGCGCCACCCTGGACCTTCTGGCTGCCTACCTCAGCAAGTGA